From a region of the Rhipicephalus microplus isolate Deutch F79 chromosome X, USDA_Rmic, whole genome shotgun sequence genome:
- the LOC119175994 gene encoding regulator of telomere elongation helicase 1 homolog — protein sequence MSSQMLNLRGVTVHFPHEPYDVQKKYMEKVIECLQNGVNGILESPTGTGKTLSLLCSSLAWLEDHKAAIQLSAGVHRSSDGNSSGFLSQLQRHFDQQESAERPSPMYPKIIYSSRTHSQLSQAINELKKTNYKYVKSVVLGSRDQLCINPDVQKLQDNASKLRVCRHKVTTRSCPFHLNYDTKMTRSEYQDTPVMDIEDLGKLGKKFVCCPYYAAKTLKGRADIVFMPYNYLVDAKSRKAQGVELEGNVVIFDEAHNIESMCEESMSFQLLSSDLALCIKEITHAAELKQQKETEAAAGVEGVDPDFTLLDVAKIKAILLALEKYVDELLMQMNGDSTTKSGDFMFTMLREAGVSRQNKDDLMDLLDKIVSFLEVNAVGAFSPRGTGLNRLITILSSLYSVEGEGLSVELIFKTKFKVHIQKDVNKKKKGPQDVWTVPSTSAKKLDWCLNCWCFSPSVSMDNLLRQGARCIILTSGTLSPLSSFASELGIPFPVQLENPHVIKEEQIYVSVLSNGYDGQVLNCTYENRNNPAYLASLGRTLCNLCRIIPGGVLLFFPSYAVMKNFVETWTSNGTMTSLALVKPTVMEVQRSTDFSSLIQEYCENVDSPEKKGCLLMAVCRGRMSEGMDFTDQYARAAIIVGFPLPPCFDPRVQLKKQYLDESPSCKVFSGNDWYVLQATRAVNQAVGRVIRHQRDFGAILFCDRRYSEPRNLSQLSKWVKEKAKLRSSFSVVLKELSAFFKAAGASNESNTAAVKMLGGSRNAFGIPSKESTPNFRNLTFTGQPVADNDENVLKTYRANKATERQSQSQDRSRQGRSLFDVLNSSSQSKAADFCTVRKINFRSTDEDQTREQYMQNAKKRKLFVPLKGIGPPQCSAICDGAGTSSAKSSDSSKDIWKSVLASLKKSLNDTDYNRVCINMKSYLRNNDSDALAQSLGHSLLDAPDRDELLACLAKVVSSSQREDFVAKCRAHW from the coding sequence ATGTCGTCGCAGATGTTGAACTTGCGGGGTGTTACCGTTCACTTCCCGCATGAGCCTTACGATGTGCAAAAGAAGTACATGGAAAAAGTGATCGAGTGTCTGCAGAATGGAGTAAATGGCATCCTAGAGAGTCCAACAGGAACGGGAAAAACACTATCCCTTTTGTGTTCATCATTAGCCTGGCTTGAAGATCACAAAGCCGCAATTCAGCTGAGCGCTGGCGTGCACCGGTCGTCTGACGGCAATTCGTCAGGATTTCTCTCGCAGCTGCAACGTCATTTCGATCAGCAGGAATCGGCAGAACGACCGAGTCCTATGTACCCCAAGATTATCTACAGCTCAAGAACCCATTCGCAGCTGTCGCAAGCTATAAACGAATTAAAGAAGACCAACTACAAGTATGTGAAGTCGGTAGTGTTGGGTTCCCGAGATCAGTTGTGCATCAACCCAGACGTCCAGAAATTGCAAGACAACGCTTCCAAATTGCGAGTGTGCCGACATAAGGTAACGACCAGGTCCTGCCCGTTTCACTTGAACTATGACACCAAAATGACGAGATCGGAGTATCAAGACACTCCTGTCATGGACATTGAAGACTTGGGCAAGCTTGGCAAAAAATTTGTCTGTTGCCCATATTATGCTGCCAAGACTCTGAAAGGGAGAGCTGATATTGTCTTTATGCCTTACAATTATCTTGTGGATGCAAAGTCACGCAAGGCGCAGGGTGTTGAGCTCGAAGGAAATGTGGTCATATTTGACGAAGCTCACAACATAGAAAGCATGTGTGAAGAGAGCATGTCATTCCAACTGCTCTCATCTGACTTGGCATTGTGCATCAAGGAAATAACTCATGCAGCAGAACTGAAGCAACAGAAAGAGACTGAAGCAGCTGCTGGAGTTGAAGGTGTTGATCCAGATTTCACATTGCTTGATGTAGCTAAGATTAAAGCTATTTTGCTTGCCTTGGAAAAGTATGTAGACGAGTTGCTTATGCAGATGAATGGAGACTCAACTACAAAATCTGGTGATTTTATGTTCACCATGTTGAGAGAAGCAGGTGTTAGTCGTCAGAACAAAGATGACCTTATGGACCTCCTGGACAAAATCGTGTCCTTCCTTGAGGTCAACGCAGTTGGAGCATTCAGCCCGAGAGGAACGGGCCTCAACCGTTTAATAACTATTCTCAGCAGCCTCTATTCTGTCGAGGGAGAAGGCTTGTCAGTAGAGTTGATATTTAAGACCAAGTTTAAGGTCCACATTCAGAAAGAtgtaaacaagaaaaagaaggggcCTCAAGATGTTTGGACAGTTCCTTCAACCTCTGCCAAGAAGCTCGATTGGTGCCTGAATTGTTGGTGCTTCTCACCAAGTGTGAGTATGGACAACCTTTTAAGACAGGGAGCTCGTTGCATAATTCTCACTAGTGGCACGCTCTCTCCACTCAGTTCGTTCGCATCTGAGCTGGGTATTCCATTCCCTGTACAACTCGAAAATCCTCATGTCATTAAGGAAGAACAAATCTATGTCTCTGTGCTTAGCAATGGCTATGATGGACAGGTCTTGAATTGCACCTATGAGAACAGAAACAATCCTGCCTACCTGGCCTCTCTTGGTAGAACACTGTGTAATCTTTGTAGGATTATTCCaggaggtgtgttgcttttttttccctcGTATGCTGTCATGAAAAATTTTGTTGAGACCTGGACCTCAAACGGAACCATGACTTCGCTTGCACTTGTCAAACCAACAGTGATGGAAGTTCAGAGAAGTACAGACTTTTCCTCACTCATTCAAGAATACTGTGAAAATGTCGACTCACCTGAGAAAAAAGGCTGTCTTCTTATGGCAGTGTGCAGAGGACGTATGAGTGAGGGCATGGATTTCACAGACCAGTATGCTCGTGCAGCCATCATTGTTGGCTTTCCGTTACCTCCTTGCTTTGATCCCAGGGTCCAGCTGAAAAAGCAGTACTTGGATGAGTCACCGTCATGCAAAGTTTTTTCTGGTAATGATTGGTACGTGCTGCAAGCCACTAGAGCAGTTAACCAAGCAGTAGGTCGTGTCATACGCCACCAGCGGGATTTCGGTGCTATCTTATTCTGTGACAGACGTTACAGTGAGCCACGAAATCTGAGCCAGTTATCAAAATGGGTGAAAGAAAAAGCCAAACTACGTTCTAGCTTTAGTGTTGTCCTAAAAGAACTGTCTGCTTTCTTTAAAGCTGCAGGTGCATCAAATGAAAGCAACACAGCTGCAGTAAAAATGCTGGGTGGCTCAAGAAATGCATTTGGAATACCATCAAAGGAAAGCACACCAAATTTTAGAAACCTGACATTCACTGGACAGCCAGTAGCTGACAATGATGAAAATGTTTTGAAGACATACCGGGCCAACAAGGCCACTGAGCGGCAGTCGCAGTCACAAGACAGAAGCCGGCAAGGACGAAGCCTATTTGATGTCCTAAACAGCAGTTCACAATCAAAGGCGGCAGATTTTTGCACCGTCCGTAAGATCAACTTTAGAAGCACAGATGAAGACCAGACTCGAGAGCAATATATGCAGAATGCcaaaaaacgaaaactttttgTGCCTCTCAAAGGAATCGGACCTCCCCAGTGTTCAGCTATTTGTGATGGAGCTGGCACATCCAGTGCTAAAAGTTCAGATTCATCGAAGGATATTTGGAAGTCTGTCTTGGCATCACTTAAGAAGTCTCTCAACGATACTGACTACAACAGAGTTTGCATCAACATGAAGTCATACCTTCGAAATAATGACTCTGATGCACTTGCACAGTCACTTGGTCACAGTCTGCTGGATGCTCCCGACCGAGATGAACTCCTTGCTTGCCTGGCAAAAGTAGTTTCGTCGTCTCAAAGGGAAGACTTTGTAGCAAAATGTCGTGCTCACTGGTGA